Proteins encoded within one genomic window of Gloeobacter kilaueensis JS1:
- the rpsG gene encoding 30S ribosomal protein S7 — protein MSRRTRAILRPVAADPLYASRLVTMMTNKLMQAGKKATAERILYASLERIKERTGREPLDVFNQAVLNCTPRIEVKARRVGGATYQVPMEVRQERGTSLALRWLVQFARKRSGKSMVEKLSNELLDASNDTGSAVRKREETHRMAEANKAFAHYRY, from the coding sequence ATGTCCCGTCGTACCCGCGCCATCCTGCGTCCTGTCGCCGCCGACCCGCTCTACGCGTCGCGTCTGGTGACGATGATGACCAACAAGCTCATGCAAGCCGGCAAAAAGGCAACCGCCGAGCGCATTCTCTATGCTTCCCTCGAGCGCATCAAAGAACGCACCGGGCGCGAGCCGCTCGATGTTTTCAACCAGGCTGTACTCAACTGCACGCCCCGCATCGAGGTCAAGGCCCGCCGCGTCGGTGGTGCAACCTATCAGGTGCCGATGGAGGTGCGCCAGGAGCGGGGCACGTCGCTGGCACTGCGCTGGCTGGTCCAGTTCGCCCGCAAGCGCTCAGGTAAGAGCATGGTCGAAAAGCTTTCCAACGAACTGTTGGATGCCTCAAACGATACCGGCTCCGCTGTCCGCAAGCGCGAAGAAACGCATCGCATGGCGGAGGCCAACAAAGCCTTTGCCCACTACCGCTACTAG
- the fusA gene encoding elongation factor G, producing MARNIPLERVRNIGIAAHIDAGKTTTTERILFYSGVIHKIGEVHEGNTVTDWMAQERERGITITAAAISTQWTRRDPDNPTQPSPGALEHKINIIDTPGHVDFTIEVERSMRVLDGVITVLCSVGGVQPQTETVWRQANRYNVPRFIFVNKMDRTGANFYKVYNQVRDRLRANAVPIQLPIGAEDQLRGIVDLVRMKAYVYGNDIGTDIRVEEIPADMVELAQEYRAKLIEAVSETDDALLEKYFSGEELSEAEIKAALRKGTIANTIVPMLCGSAFKNKGVQLMLDAVIDYLPAPIDIAAVKGQLPNGTEVERHADDSEPLSALAFKIMADPYGRLTFVRVYSGVLQKGSYAYNASKGKKERISRLIVLKADDRIEVDELRAGDLGAVVGLKDTFTGDTLCPEDSPVVLESLFIPEPVISVAIEPKTKADLDKLSKALQSLSEEDPTFRVHVDQETNQTIIAGMGELHLEILVDRMLREFKVEANVGAPQVAYRETIRRAVNNVEGLYKRQTGGKGQFGHVVINLEPGEPGTGFEFVSKIVGGVVPKEYIGPAEQGMKERAESGVIAGYPLIDFKVTMVDGSYHEVDSSEMAFKIAGSLALREAAVKANPVLLEPMMKVEVEVPSDFLGDVMGDLNSRRGQIEAMDTEAGLSKVTAKVPLAEMFGYATDIRSKTQGRGTFSMEFSHYDEVPRNVAETIIAKNKGNA from the coding sequence GTGGCACGCAACATTCCCCTGGAGCGGGTACGCAACATCGGCATCGCGGCCCACATCGATGCTGGTAAGACTACCACGACCGAGCGGATTTTGTTCTACTCCGGGGTGATTCACAAGATCGGTGAGGTGCACGAGGGCAACACCGTCACCGACTGGATGGCCCAGGAGCGCGAGCGGGGCATTACGATCACAGCCGCTGCGATCAGTACGCAGTGGACGCGCCGCGATCCGGATAACCCGACCCAGCCGTCGCCCGGTGCCCTCGAGCACAAGATCAACATCATCGACACCCCCGGCCACGTGGACTTCACGATCGAAGTCGAACGCTCGATGCGGGTGCTCGACGGTGTAATCACCGTGCTCTGCTCGGTCGGTGGCGTGCAGCCGCAGACCGAGACCGTCTGGCGGCAGGCCAACCGCTACAACGTGCCGCGCTTTATCTTTGTCAACAAGATGGACCGCACCGGTGCCAACTTCTACAAGGTTTACAACCAGGTGCGCGACAGGCTCAGAGCCAACGCCGTGCCGATCCAGCTACCGATCGGCGCAGAAGATCAATTGCGGGGCATCGTCGATCTGGTGCGCATGAAAGCCTACGTCTACGGCAACGACATCGGCACCGACATTCGGGTCGAAGAGATCCCGGCGGACATGGTTGAACTTGCCCAGGAGTATCGTGCCAAGCTCATCGAAGCGGTTTCTGAGACCGACGACGCGCTGCTTGAAAAGTATTTCAGCGGCGAGGAGTTGAGCGAGGCTGAGATCAAGGCGGCCCTGCGCAAGGGAACGATCGCCAACACGATCGTGCCGATGCTCTGCGGTTCCGCTTTCAAAAACAAGGGCGTGCAACTGATGCTCGACGCGGTGATCGACTATCTGCCTGCACCGATCGACATTGCGGCGGTCAAGGGCCAACTGCCCAACGGCACCGAAGTCGAGCGCCACGCCGACGACAGTGAGCCGCTCTCGGCCCTTGCCTTCAAGATCATGGCCGACCCCTACGGGCGGCTGACCTTTGTGCGCGTCTACTCGGGCGTGCTCCAGAAGGGCAGCTACGCCTACAACGCGAGCAAGGGCAAAAAAGAGCGCATCTCGCGGCTCATCGTGCTTAAAGCCGACGATCGCATCGAGGTGGACGAGTTGCGCGCAGGCGATCTGGGGGCCGTGGTCGGCCTCAAGGACACCTTCACGGGCGACACCCTCTGTCCAGAAGATTCGCCGGTGGTGCTCGAATCGCTGTTTATTCCGGAGCCGGTGATCTCGGTGGCGATCGAGCCCAAGACCAAGGCCGACCTCGACAAGCTCTCCAAGGCGCTGCAGTCGCTCTCCGAAGAAGACCCGACCTTCCGGGTCCACGTCGATCAGGAGACCAACCAGACGATCATCGCCGGTATGGGCGAGTTGCACCTTGAGATTCTCGTAGACCGGATGCTGCGCGAATTCAAAGTCGAAGCCAATGTCGGTGCGCCCCAGGTGGCTTATCGCGAGACAATCCGCCGTGCGGTCAACAACGTCGAGGGTCTCTACAAGCGTCAGACGGGTGGCAAGGGCCAGTTTGGCCATGTCGTGATCAACCTCGAGCCGGGCGAGCCGGGAACGGGCTTCGAGTTCGTCTCCAAGATTGTCGGCGGTGTGGTGCCCAAGGAGTACATCGGCCCAGCCGAGCAGGGGATGAAGGAGCGCGCCGAATCGGGCGTGATCGCGGGCTATCCGCTCATCGACTTCAAGGTGACCATGGTTGACGGCTCCTACCACGAAGTCGATTCTTCGGAGATGGCCTTCAAGATCGCCGGTTCGCTGGCGCTTCGAGAGGCGGCTGTCAAGGCCAACCCGGTCCTGCTAGAACCGATGATGAAGGTGGAGGTAGAGGTGCCCAGCGACTTCCTCGGCGATGTCATGGGCGATCTCAACTCCCGGCGCGGCCAGATCGAGGCGATGGACACCGAGGCGGGCCTCTCAAAGGTCACAGCCAAGGTACCGCTGGCGGAGATGTTTGGCTATGCGACCGACATTCGCTCCAAAACGCAGGGTCGTGGCACCTTCTCGATGGAGTTCAGCCATTACGACGAAGTGCCGCGCAATGTCGCCGAGACGATCATCGCAAAGAACAAAGGGAACGCTTAA
- the tuf gene encoding elongation factor Tu — protein sequence MARAKFERTKPHVNIGTIGHVDHGKTTLTAAITMTLAALGRAKAKKYDEIDQAPEEKARGITINTAHVEYETENRHYAHVDCPGHADYVKNMITGAAQMDGAILVVSAADGPMPQTREHILLARQVGVPNIVVFLNKKDQLDDPELLELVELEVRELLAKYDFPGDDIPIVAGSALMALNKMTSEPKTTRGSDEWVDCIYSLMDAVDSYIPTPERAVDKPFLMAVEDVFSITGRGTVATGRIERGKVKVGETIELVGIRETRSTTVTGLEMFQKSLDEGMAGDNVGVLLRGIKKDDVERGMVLAKPGSITPHTKFEGEVYILSKEEGGRHTPFFAGYRPQFYVRTTDVTGTIVTFTDDEGKSAEMVMPGDRIKMTVELINPIAIEDGMRFAIREGGRTVGAGVVSKILK from the coding sequence ATGGCTCGCGCTAAGTTTGAACGGACCAAACCGCACGTCAACATCGGCACCATCGGTCACGTCGATCACGGCAAGACGACGTTGACGGCGGCGATCACGATGACGCTGGCCGCCCTCGGCCGCGCCAAGGCCAAAAAGTACGACGAGATCGATCAGGCTCCCGAAGAGAAGGCTCGCGGTATTACGATCAACACCGCCCACGTCGAGTACGAGACGGAGAACCGTCACTACGCCCACGTGGATTGTCCGGGCCACGCCGACTATGTCAAGAACATGATCACCGGGGCGGCCCAGATGGACGGCGCTATCCTCGTGGTCTCTGCCGCCGATGGCCCGATGCCCCAGACCCGCGAGCACATCCTGCTTGCCCGTCAGGTCGGTGTGCCCAACATCGTCGTCTTCTTAAACAAAAAAGATCAGCTCGACGACCCGGAGCTGTTGGAACTGGTCGAACTGGAAGTGCGCGAATTGCTCGCCAAGTACGACTTTCCGGGCGACGACATTCCGATCGTGGCAGGCTCGGCCCTGATGGCGCTCAACAAGATGACCTCCGAACCTAAGACCACCCGTGGCAGCGACGAGTGGGTCGATTGCATCTACTCGCTGATGGATGCGGTCGATTCTTACATCCCGACGCCGGAGCGGGCGGTCGATAAGCCCTTCTTGATGGCAGTAGAAGACGTCTTCTCGATCACCGGTCGTGGCACCGTCGCCACCGGTCGGATCGAGCGCGGCAAGGTCAAAGTCGGTGAGACGATCGAACTGGTCGGCATTCGCGAGACCCGCTCGACTACGGTCACGGGCCTTGAGATGTTCCAGAAGTCGCTCGACGAAGGCATGGCAGGCGACAACGTCGGCGTGCTGTTGCGCGGTATCAAAAAGGACGATGTCGAGCGCGGCATGGTGCTCGCCAAGCCCGGCTCGATCACCCCGCACACCAAGTTCGAGGGTGAAGTCTACATCCTCAGCAAAGAAGAAGGTGGCCGTCACACCCCCTTCTTCGCCGGTTACCGCCCGCAGTTCTACGTGCGCACCACCGACGTCACCGGTACCATCGTCACCTTCACCGACGACGAGGGCAAATCCGCCGAGATGGTCATGCCGGGCGACCGGATCAAGATGACGGTTGAACTCATCAACCCCATCGCCATCGAGGACGGGATGCGCTTTGCCATCCGCGAGGGGGGCCGCACCGTGGGTGCAGGCGTCGTCTCCAAGATCCTGAAGTAG
- the rpsJ gene encoding 30S ribosomal protein S10, whose product MALTQQKIRIRLQAFDHGLLDQSCTKIVDTANRTNAAAVGPIPMPTRIRRYCVLRSPHVDKDSREHFETRTHRRIIDIYQPSAKTIDALMRLDLPAGVDIEVKL is encoded by the coding sequence ATGGCGCTCACCCAACAAAAAATTCGTATCCGCCTGCAGGCTTTCGACCACGGCTTGCTCGACCAGTCCTGCACCAAGATCGTCGATACGGCCAACCGCACCAACGCTGCCGCTGTCGGTCCCATCCCCATGCCGACGCGCATCCGCCGCTACTGCGTGCTGCGCTCGCCCCACGTCGATAAAGATTCGCGCGAACACTTCGAGACCCGCACCCACCGCCGGATCATCGATATCTACCAGCCTTCCGCCAAGACGATCGACGCGCTGATGCGCCTCGATCTCCCTGCCGGCGTCGATATCGAAGTCAAACTTTAA
- a CDS encoding DUF1501 domain-containing protein yields the protein MRRREVVQAGLGTLLLGSGWAVRVQGASLQRDRRLVVVFLRGAVDGLSVVVPHAESAYYRARPRLALPGPNQAGGVLDLDGSFGLHPALAPLVPLWQAGSLAFVHACGSPDPGRSHFDAQDYLESGTPGIKTTPDGWLNRLLAVLPMSGSPVQAVNFGETVPRILTGRMPVASLATGRRATRRLPLDRPGVGSAFDALYSGSDALSRTYQEGRSARRELLESTGNPDETAMADNGAPASSAGFVGDASRLAGLMAHNPDVQLAFLALGGWDTHVNQARQLEKQLPPLAQGLAVLAQKLGPLYERTVILVVSEFGRTVRENGNGGTDHGHGNALWLMGGAVRGAKVYGQWPGLEESRLFEGRDLAVTTDFREVVAAVLQQHLHLERPQLAKVLPGYTPANALPGLIKV from the coding sequence ATGCGCAGGCGCGAAGTCGTTCAGGCCGGTCTTGGCACCCTGCTTCTGGGCAGTGGCTGGGCAGTGCGCGTCCAGGGAGCGTCCTTGCAGCGGGACCGGCGGCTGGTGGTCGTCTTCTTGCGCGGCGCGGTCGATGGTCTGAGTGTCGTCGTCCCCCACGCAGAATCGGCCTACTACCGCGCCCGGCCCCGCCTCGCTCTACCCGGTCCGAACCAGGCCGGGGGCGTGCTTGACCTCGACGGCTCCTTCGGCCTGCATCCGGCTCTTGCACCGCTGGTGCCGCTCTGGCAGGCCGGCAGTCTTGCTTTCGTTCACGCCTGCGGTTCTCCCGATCCAGGCCGCTCCCACTTCGACGCCCAGGATTACCTCGAAAGCGGCACACCGGGCATCAAGACTACCCCCGACGGCTGGCTCAACCGTCTGCTCGCTGTTTTACCGATGAGCGGCAGTCCGGTGCAGGCGGTCAATTTTGGCGAGACGGTGCCGCGCATTCTCACCGGGCGGATGCCGGTGGCGAGCCTCGCTACCGGGCGCAGGGCTACCCGCCGCCTGCCCCTCGACCGACCGGGGGTAGGTAGCGCCTTCGACGCTCTCTACAGCGGCAGCGATGCGCTCAGCCGCACCTATCAAGAAGGGCGTTCCGCCCGCCGCGAACTCCTCGAAAGCACTGGCAACCCAGACGAAACGGCGATGGCCGACAACGGTGCGCCAGCCAGCAGCGCCGGTTTTGTCGGCGACGCAAGTCGGCTCGCCGGTCTGATGGCACACAACCCGGACGTGCAACTGGCCTTTCTTGCCCTCGGCGGCTGGGACACCCACGTCAACCAGGCAAGGCAACTGGAAAAACAATTGCCGCCTCTGGCTCAGGGTCTGGCGGTTCTGGCCCAAAAACTCGGTCCCCTCTACGAGCGCACGGTTATTTTGGTCGTTTCAGAATTTGGCCGCACCGTGCGCGAGAACGGCAACGGCGGCACCGACCATGGCCACGGCAATGCGCTCTGGCTGATGGGCGGAGCGGTGCGGGGTGCAAAAGTATACGGTCAGTGGCCCGGCTTAGAAGAAAGCAGGCTTTTTGAGGGGCGCGATCTGGCGGTGACGACCGATTTTCGCGAGGTGGTTGCCGCCGTGTTGCAACAGCACCTGCACCTGGAACGCCCCCAGCTTGCAAAAGTTCTGCCGGGGTACACCCCGGCCAATGCACTGCCTGGACTGATTAAAGTTTGA
- a CDS encoding DUF1800 domain-containing protein, producing the protein MAAPLGLRRWAPVVLVSLALVPSAFAASAPADPKIVHLLNRLSFGPAPGDIEQATRLGIERYIQQQLHPEQIAEPPALNARLAALDTLKLAPVELARAFGPRPNGANRRFQAAGAAPQLDEQQRQDYRQNLRLVVEQAATARLMQALSSPRQLQEVMTDFWFNHFNVYAGKGLTRLWVGAYEQEAIRPYALGRFRDLLAATAAHPAMLFYLDNWLNTGPATPGARGRFTGLNENYARELLELHTLGVDGGYSQQDVTELARIFTGWGLCRPRRDQPLTGFCFDARRHAPGDKILLGQTIRESGMDEGLQALDLLSRHPATARHISFQLAQYFVADNPPAGLVERLAERFRASDGDIRAVLDALFHSPEFWDSRNFASKFKTPYRYVLSAVRATGIEPANPLALFAPLQQLGMPLYGCQTPDGYKNTRESWLNPDGMTRRLSFAASLANGQLAGTRPGGETTATEALIETLGGRFSAKTRAALAKNPEPLRSALLLGSPEMMAY; encoded by the coding sequence ATGGCCGCTCCCCTCGGTCTGCGCCGCTGGGCTCCCGTTGTGCTTGTCAGTCTGGCACTGGTGCCGTCAGCCTTTGCCGCCAGTGCCCCCGCCGATCCCAAGATCGTCCATCTGCTGAACCGCCTGAGCTTCGGTCCAGCGCCGGGGGACATCGAGCAGGCGACCCGTCTGGGCATCGAGCGCTACATTCAGCAGCAGCTCCATCCGGAGCAGATAGCGGAGCCCCCGGCACTGAATGCCCGGCTGGCGGCCCTCGACACGCTAAAGCTCGCGCCGGTCGAGCTGGCCCGCGCCTTTGGCCCCAGACCCAATGGGGCGAATCGGCGCTTCCAGGCGGCAGGAGCGGCCCCCCAGCTCGACGAACAGCAAAGGCAGGACTACCGGCAAAACCTGCGGCTGGTGGTCGAGCAGGCAGCTACAGCGAGGCTGATGCAGGCGCTCTCCAGTCCCCGGCAGTTGCAGGAAGTGATGACCGACTTCTGGTTCAACCACTTCAACGTCTACGCGGGCAAGGGTCTTACCCGCCTGTGGGTGGGTGCTTACGAGCAGGAGGCGATCCGCCCCTACGCGCTGGGCCGCTTCCGCGATCTGCTCGCCGCCACCGCTGCCCACCCGGCGATGCTTTTTTACCTCGACAACTGGCTCAACACCGGTCCGGCCACACCGGGAGCGCGGGGCCGCTTCACCGGCCTCAACGAGAACTACGCCCGCGAGTTGCTCGAACTGCATACCCTCGGGGTGGACGGCGGCTACAGTCAGCAGGATGTCACCGAACTGGCCCGCATCTTTACAGGTTGGGGACTATGCCGCCCGCGCCGCGATCAGCCGCTGACAGGCTTTTGTTTCGATGCGCGCCGCCACGCACCGGGAGACAAAATTTTGCTGGGCCAGACGATCCGCGAATCAGGAATGGACGAGGGATTGCAGGCTCTCGATCTGCTTTCCCGTCACCCGGCCACAGCCCGCCACATCAGCTTTCAGCTGGCCCAGTACTTTGTGGCCGACAATCCTCCGGCAGGACTCGTCGAGCGGCTGGCGGAGCGCTTCAGGGCGAGCGACGGCGACATCCGCGCTGTGCTCGACGCCCTCTTTCACAGCCCCGAATTTTGGGACAGCCGCAACTTCGCGAGCAAATTCAAGACGCCCTATCGCTACGTCCTCTCGGCGGTGCGGGCGACAGGCATCGAACCGGCCAACCCGCTTGCGCTGTTTGCGCCGCTGCAGCAGTTGGGGATGCCCCTCTACGGCTGCCAGACCCCGGACGGCTACAAGAATACCCGCGAGAGCTGGCTCAACCCGGACGGGATGACCCGGCGCTTGAGCTTTGCTGCCAGCCTCGCGAATGGCCAGCTTGCAGGCACCCGGCCCGGAGGCGAGACGACGGCGACGGAGGCGCTGATCGAGACGCTGGGCGGACGCTTTTCAGCAAAAACCCGCGCAGCGCTCGCTAAAAATCCCGAGCCGCTGCGCTCTGCCTTGCTTTTGGGCAGCCCCGAGATGATGGCGTACTGA
- a CDS encoding DUF1624 domain-containing protein, with translation MDQVFTQQAPGAQPPTVRPRLASIDYLRGIVMVVMALDHTRDYFSNARADLMNTATLLSQGDAALFLTRWITHFCAPVFVFLAGTSAYLACKRGKTRAQTAAFLATRGVWLVVLELTLVHFGWEFDFDFHFEVLQVIWAIGCSMIVLAGLVFLPLWAIAAFGLALICGHNLFDAVRPESLGPWGGLWTVLHRPGLIQPVPGVRAFVAYPLVPWIGVMATGYVFGQVMLLENALRRRWLLVLGSALTAAFVVLRATNLYGDPHPWTLQKDWLWTIFSFLNCEKYPPSLLYLLMTLGPALLLLALLEKETSPVSRVFVLFGRVPLFYYLLHLPLIHGLSLAVAVARYGPRALSFGEQGNSVPTDAGFALPVVYLIWLGIVLLLFPLCAWFADIKRRRRDPWLSYL, from the coding sequence ATGGATCAGGTCTTTACCCAACAGGCTCCTGGTGCCCAACCGCCCACCGTTCGGCCCCGGCTGGCTTCGATCGACTATCTGCGCGGCATCGTCATGGTCGTCATGGCCCTCGATCACACCCGCGATTATTTCTCGAACGCCAGAGCGGACCTGATGAATACGGCGACGCTCTTGAGCCAGGGGGATGCAGCTTTGTTTCTCACCCGCTGGATCACCCATTTTTGCGCGCCGGTGTTCGTCTTTTTAGCCGGCACGAGCGCCTACCTGGCCTGCAAGCGAGGAAAGACGCGAGCCCAGACAGCCGCTTTTCTGGCGACGCGGGGAGTGTGGCTCGTCGTGCTCGAACTGACGCTCGTACACTTTGGCTGGGAGTTCGACTTTGACTTTCACTTTGAAGTGCTCCAGGTGATCTGGGCGATCGGCTGCTCGATGATCGTCCTGGCGGGGCTCGTCTTCCTGCCGCTCTGGGCAATCGCCGCCTTTGGTCTGGCGCTTATCTGCGGCCACAACCTCTTCGATGCGGTGCGTCCCGAGAGCCTCGGCCCCTGGGGCGGGCTGTGGACAGTTCTCCATCGCCCCGGCTTGATCCAGCCTGTGCCGGGGGTGCGCGCCTTCGTCGCCTATCCGCTCGTGCCCTGGATTGGGGTGATGGCGACAGGCTACGTCTTTGGCCAGGTGATGCTGCTGGAGAATGCCCTGCGCCGCCGCTGGCTGCTCGTCCTGGGTAGCGCCCTTACTGCCGCCTTCGTCGTGCTGCGGGCAACCAACCTCTACGGCGATCCCCACCCCTGGACGCTTCAAAAAGACTGGCTGTGGACGATTTTCTCGTTTCTTAACTGCGAGAAATATCCGCCCTCGCTACTGTACCTGTTGATGACCCTCGGGCCAGCCCTGCTGCTTTTGGCTCTGCTCGAAAAAGAAACCAGCCCCGTAAGCCGCGTCTTCGTTCTTTTTGGCCGGGTGCCGCTTTTTTATTACCTGCTGCACCTGCCCCTCATCCACGGCCTCTCGCTCGCGGTTGCCGTCGCCCGCTACGGGCCGCGCGCCCTGAGCTTCGGCGAGCAGGGCAACAGTGTCCCAACCGACGCCGGTTTTGCTTTGCCTGTCGTCTATTTGATCTGGCTTGGGATCGTCCTTTTGCTCTTTCCGCTCTGCGCCTGGTTTGCCGACATCAAGCGCCGACGGCGCGACCCCTGGCTCAGTTATCTGTAA
- a CDS encoding Mo-dependent nitrogenase C-terminal domain-containing protein, which yields MSAVSTTCTREQVTAWLAGLITVAWADGHFDDTERACIQSIVEQEDLPHLLLDAFEPLLPAQLAAALGQQPILAENFLRTAVMVAIADGDYSEPEHQLLMHYCAALGQKVEALESLRSVLDPHGAADQIAGEGHFDALQPMRQWLEGMQIHNPSVARFLCQLIPAQCPFERDIKLPTGKVVHIPAMCKINPLYEQLVGLRFRALSYLADDCHEDVSRFC from the coding sequence ATGAGCGCTGTTTCTACCACCTGCACCCGAGAACAGGTCACTGCCTGGCTTGCAGGGTTGATTACCGTTGCCTGGGCGGATGGGCACTTCGACGACACCGAGCGCGCCTGCATCCAGTCGATCGTCGAACAAGAAGACCTTCCGCACCTGTTGCTGGATGCCTTTGAGCCGCTATTGCCGGCGCAACTGGCCGCCGCGCTGGGACAGCAACCGATTCTAGCGGAAAATTTTTTGCGCACCGCCGTGATGGTAGCGATCGCTGACGGCGATTATTCTGAACCGGAACACCAGCTCCTGATGCACTACTGCGCAGCCCTCGGCCAGAAAGTCGAGGCGCTCGAAAGCCTGCGCTCCGTCCTCGATCCGCACGGAGCTGCCGACCAGATCGCTGGCGAGGGCCACTTCGACGCCCTCCAGCCGATGCGCCAGTGGCTGGAGGGAATGCAGATCCACAACCCGTCAGTTGCCCGCTTTCTGTGTCAGCTGATCCCAGCCCAGTGTCCCTTCGAGCGCGACATCAAACTGCCCACCGGCAAAGTCGTTCACATCCCGGCGATGTGCAAGATCAACCCGCTGTACGAACAACTGGTGGGTCTGCGCTTCCGGGCGCTCTCTTATCTGGCGGACGACTGTCACGAGGACGTGTCGCGGTTCTGCTAA
- a CDS encoding alpha/beta fold hydrolase, with protein sequence MPIDELTISAGPGQWSYLQVGSTSSSKPPVLLLHGLPSYSYGWRDLLPFLAEAGFQALAIDWIGFGKSDKPEKKAFAYTPVAFLGALTALVAALKWQRFSLVVQGFLGSVGIQYAQRHPEQIERLAILNAPVATGARLPWNLKQLGLPLVGEMLTQNPLSVDQTLEGGGYWAIPNGDLGMFRRPYSLSGDAGRSLMLTVRNLQLEAALSEIEAGFAPWRSPETPPFPVGLIWGMRDRYLKDALIQSFRASHPQIGFYPIQEAGHYPLEQEPEAVSKAVVRFLSE encoded by the coding sequence ATGCCAATTGACGAACTGACGATCAGCGCCGGACCGGGGCAGTGGTCCTACCTGCAGGTAGGATCCACCAGCTCCAGCAAGCCTCCCGTTCTGCTCCTGCACGGCCTGCCCTCCTACAGCTACGGCTGGCGGGATCTGCTGCCCTTTCTGGCAGAAGCCGGTTTTCAGGCGCTGGCGATCGACTGGATTGGCTTTGGCAAGAGCGACAAGCCCGAAAAAAAAGCATTCGCCTACACGCCGGTTGCTTTTCTCGGAGCGCTGACGGCGCTGGTCGCTGCTTTGAAGTGGCAGCGATTTTCGCTGGTGGTCCAGGGATTTTTAGGTTCGGTGGGCATCCAGTACGCCCAGCGCCATCCCGAGCAGATCGAGCGGCTGGCGATCTTGAACGCGCCGGTCGCCACCGGGGCCAGGTTGCCCTGGAACCTCAAACAACTCGGTCTGCCGCTGGTGGGCGAGATGCTCACCCAAAACCCGCTCTCGGTGGACCAGACCCTCGAAGGGGGCGGCTACTGGGCAATCCCCAACGGCGATCTGGGCATGTTTCGCCGTCCCTATAGCCTGAGCGGCGACGCTGGCCGCTCACTGATGCTCACCGTGCGCAACCTGCAACTGGAAGCAGCGCTCAGCGAAATCGAAGCGGGCTTTGCGCCCTGGCGCAGTCCGGAGACACCGCCCTTTCCGGTCGGTCTGATCTGGGGAATGCGCGACCGCTATCTTAAAGACGCCCTGATCCAGAGCTTCAGGGCCAGCCATCCGCAGATCGGCTTTTATCCGATCCAAGAAGCCGGTCACTATCCCCTCGAACAGGAACCCGAAGCCGTATCGAAGGCGGTTGTCCGCTTTTTAAGCGAATAA
- a CDS encoding DUF4272 domain-containing protein: protein MITFSPGQFRKLRSETFLRSSGIPVNPVLPVLPDERTVRLQPASAVAERSLVLFGVAARAEGLEQEAAIRFLEERRLWGAATREEQIFLLDPEPAEQDVLQFIWRYESLWVLLWALGYVEELALPRAICDIAAIVGLITSVSVDPFVDFALLRPLSDILDQADLTYRYHWAALDARLRGYEPPAGLDTSIVYERHYTFNWLTRRHDQEWDDISTEL, encoded by the coding sequence ATGATTACCTTCTCGCCCGGTCAGTTCCGCAAGCTCCGCTCCGAGACTTTCCTGCGCTCGTCCGGCATCCCCGTCAACCCGGTCCTGCCGGTGTTGCCGGACGAGCGCACTGTCCGCCTCCAGCCAGCTTCGGCGGTGGCGGAGCGCTCACTGGTGCTTTTTGGCGTCGCCGCCCGCGCCGAGGGATTGGAGCAAGAGGCGGCAATTCGCTTTTTAGAAGAACGCCGTCTCTGGGGAGCGGCGACCCGCGAGGAGCAGATTTTTTTACTCGACCCGGAACCAGCCGAGCAGGATGTACTGCAGTTTATCTGGCGCTACGAGAGTCTGTGGGTGCTGCTCTGGGCGCTGGGCTACGTCGAGGAGCTGGCCCTGCCCAGGGCGATCTGCGACATCGCCGCCATCGTCGGGCTCATCACTTCGGTCTCAGTCGATCCGTTCGTCGATTTTGCCCTGCTCCGTCCGCTGAGCGACATCCTCGATCAGGCCGATCTCACCTACCGCTACCACTGGGCCGCCCTCGACGCCCGACTGCGCGGCTATGAGCCGCCCGCCGGGCTCGACACCAGCATCGTCTACGAGCGCCACTACACCTTCAACTGGCTCACCCGCCGCCACGACCAGGAGTGGGACGACATCTCGACGGAGCTTTGA